A section of the Pseudomonas lini genome encodes:
- a CDS encoding SCP2 sterol-binding domain-containing protein — protein MTSVADAVQAMKAKFNPAAAAGLDLVFGFRIDDTKNFSLIVKDGTCELQEGENPDAQVTLVMDGETLEGIVDGSTDGMQAFMGGKLRAEGDMMLAMKLSELFPA, from the coding sequence ATGACCTCCGTAGCTGATGCCGTACAAGCAATGAAAGCCAAGTTCAACCCAGCCGCTGCTGCCGGTCTGGACCTGGTATTCGGTTTTCGCATCGACGACACCAAGAACTTCTCGCTGATCGTCAAAGACGGCACCTGCGAACTGCAAGAAGGCGAGAACCCGGACGCCCAGGTCACTCTGGTGATGGACGGCGAAACCCTGGAAGGCATCGTCGACGGTTCGACCGACGGCATGCAAGCGTTCATGGGCGGCAAACTGCGCGCTGAAGGCGACATGATGCTGGCCATGAAACTGTCCGAGCTGTTCCCGGCCTAA
- the sohB gene encoding protease SohB, whose translation MELLFEYAIFLAKTVTLVIAILVVLASFAALRSKGRRKSAGQLQVSKLNDFYKGLRERLEQTLLDKEQLKALRKSQAKTEKKQKKTPEAKPRVFVLDFDGDIKASATESLRHEITALLTLATPKDEVVLRLESGGGMVHSYGLASSQLARIREAGVPLTVCIDKVAASGGYMMACIGEKIISAPFAILGSIGVVAQLPNVNRLLKKHDIDFEVLTAGEYKRTLTVFGENTEKGREKFQEELDITHQLFKNFVSRYRPQLAIDEVATGEIWLGIAALDKQLVDELKTSDEYLAERAKQSELYHLHYAERKSLQERIGIAASGSVDRVLLSWWSRLTQQRFW comes from the coding sequence GTGGAGCTTTTGTTCGAGTACGCCATTTTTCTGGCCAAGACCGTGACTCTGGTGATCGCCATTCTGGTGGTCCTGGCCAGTTTTGCGGCGTTGCGCAGTAAAGGTCGGCGCAAGTCGGCCGGGCAGCTGCAAGTCAGCAAGCTCAATGATTTCTACAAAGGGCTGCGCGAACGCCTGGAGCAAACCTTGCTCGACAAGGAACAGCTCAAGGCCTTGCGCAAGTCCCAGGCCAAAACCGAGAAAAAGCAAAAGAAGACGCCCGAGGCCAAACCGCGGGTGTTCGTGCTGGATTTCGACGGTGATATCAAGGCGTCGGCCACAGAGAGCCTGCGCCACGAAATCACCGCGCTGCTGACCCTCGCCACGCCAAAGGATGAAGTGGTGCTGCGCCTGGAAAGCGGCGGCGGCATGGTTCACAGCTATGGTCTGGCGTCTTCGCAACTGGCGCGGATTCGTGAAGCCGGTGTGCCGTTGACCGTGTGCATCGACAAGGTCGCGGCCAGCGGCGGCTACATGATGGCGTGCATCGGCGAGAAGATTATCAGTGCACCGTTCGCGATCCTCGGCTCGATCGGCGTGGTGGCGCAGTTGCCTAACGTCAATCGTCTGCTGAAAAAACACGACATCGACTTCGAAGTGCTGACGGCCGGCGAGTACAAACGCACCCTGACGGTGTTTGGTGAAAACACCGAGAAGGGCCGGGAGAAATTTCAGGAAGAGCTGGACATCACTCATCAGCTGTTCAAAAACTTTGTTTCCCGCTATCGCCCGCAACTGGCCATCGACGAAGTGGCCACCGGTGAAATCTGGTTGGGTATCGCGGCTCTGGACAAGCAATTGGTGGATGAACTCAAGACCAGCGATGAATACCTCGCCGAACGCGCCAAGCAGTCCGAGCTCTATCACTTGCATTACGCCGAACGCAAAAGCCTGCAGGAGCGCATCGGTATCGCGGCCAGCGGTTCGGTGGATCGCGTGTTGCTGAGCTGGTGGAGCCGGTTGACCCAGCAACGCTTCTGGTAA
- a CDS encoding histidine phosphatase family protein, which translates to MGSIYLIRHGQASFGADDYDVLSPTGIRQAELLGQHLAELGVSFDRCLSGDLRRQQHTANSALEQFAAVGVPVPVLEIDSAFNEFDADAVIRALLPAMLEDEPQALDILRNAAQHRAEFQRIFALIIERWLAGTYDTPGLESWLGFVERVQAGLYRLLEQADNTQKIAVFTSGGTITALLHLITQMPAKQAFELNWQIVNTSLNLLKFRGREVALASFNSHAHLQLLKAPELITFR; encoded by the coding sequence GTGGGCAGCATCTACTTGATTCGACATGGCCAAGCCTCCTTTGGTGCAGACGACTATGACGTCCTGTCGCCGACCGGTATTCGCCAGGCAGAACTCCTCGGCCAGCATCTGGCCGAACTCGGTGTCAGCTTCGATCGCTGCCTGTCGGGCGACCTGCGCCGCCAGCAACACACCGCCAATAGCGCGCTGGAACAATTCGCCGCGGTCGGGGTCCCGGTGCCGGTGCTGGAAATCGATTCCGCCTTCAACGAATTCGATGCCGACGCAGTGATCCGTGCCCTGCTGCCGGCCATGTTGGAGGACGAGCCCCAAGCGCTGGACATCCTGCGCAACGCCGCACAACACCGTGCCGAGTTCCAACGCATTTTTGCCTTGATCATCGAGCGCTGGCTTGCCGGCACCTATGACACACCGGGCCTTGAGAGCTGGCTGGGTTTCGTCGAACGCGTGCAGGCCGGCCTGTATCGATTGCTCGAGCAAGCCGACAACACACAGAAAATAGCCGTGTTCACTTCCGGCGGCACCATCACTGCCCTGCTCCACCTCATTACGCAAATGCCTGCAAAACAGGCCTTTGAACTGAACTGGCAAATCGTCAACACCTCGCTCAACCTGCTTAAGTTTCGCGGTCGCGAGGTGGCCCTGGCTTCCTTCAACAGTCATGCGCATCTGCAACTGCTGAAGGCCCCGGAACTCATCACGTTTCGCTGA
- a CDS encoding DUF934 domain-containing protein: MQRIIKNNEVVDETWHLLPKDFNIDEISNCDDLIVPLQLWREHSRMLKARDGGLGVWLDADEEAEEIGDDVENFQVIALNFPAFTDGRNYSNARLLRDRYGFKGELRAIGDVLRDQLFYMHRCGFDAFAIRADKDPYEALEGLKDFSVTYQAATDEPLPLFRRR; encoded by the coding sequence ATGCAGCGAATAATTAAGAACAACGAAGTCGTCGACGAAACCTGGCACTTGTTGCCCAAGGATTTCAACATCGACGAGATCAGCAACTGCGACGACCTTATCGTCCCGTTGCAGCTGTGGCGCGAACACAGCCGTATGCTCAAGGCTCGCGATGGCGGCCTGGGTGTGTGGCTGGACGCCGATGAAGAAGCGGAAGAAATCGGTGACGACGTGGAAAACTTCCAGGTGATCGCCCTGAATTTCCCAGCCTTCACTGATGGTCGCAACTACTCCAACGCCCGCCTGCTGCGTGACCGTTATGGTTTCAAAGGCGAATTGCGGGCGATCGGCGATGTGCTGCGCGACCAGCTGTTCTATATGCATCGCTGCGGTTTCGACGCCTTCGCGATCCGCGCCGATAAAGACCCGTACGAAGCCCTTGAAGGTCTCAAGGACTTCTCGGTGACCTATCAGGCCGCCACCGACGAACCGCTGCCGCTGTTCCGTCGTCGCTAA
- a CDS encoding dermonecrotic toxin domain-containing protein, with translation MTNHPNDVDSGLTPPTLRMRDELKAAVDIALPQTPGQFGARLFKEKWGTDIDPQTTMLVTLDYNYKGRPAQDGIHQGQVANSQSLLQALLANYQTVGDGRFAETAFGLYTPPDIGPSIRIVQNVDEFADHGSGNHQTYEGIYRQTVPQTYGPLTQITLNSADYKKWIWELDLQDLYKAYLDQAWPTDEVLFAAEPYALRTSVKAAFVMSTWLQSRERCLTQKGLELAMQAAGLPSDQAWEALTIEPLQAPTRIAPGIEASRLKLYRYVAKDIWAFRDRFSTRILLYVPGNSSPVHEFTDISQLRQWIVAQGKVAETKQALASHFAEDDRDDGTFHAGVLTALDGMAIYPQKHRLTKEAGFFNDDGFWDPAHFIGFDDPVDGMDPFAQLVSTMKQAERASIKTIRDNAQVNRDNLSAVVEPVVQWVNRFGPLALFVPGAEGLLALAGLIDAGYGLNQAINGETSSERAQGLTRTVFGVLNALPLIGVTATAKSEASDIGASLNVDNEPGESSPTPSTAPSPDPLVSVPTVQGGLPKPGRLALLRGIGAPVAGFSDEVLAQIGKVVAVDDDMLRLIQNGRPPSPLMADTISRFEIDQQLAHVDTAQPRRSELFNTRYEALQHSEREWVRLFQQEYPGLPKSTIEQMLDRYGVDIQAPPDATEAMQVFRRLDGKAGQYRQHVRLNRAYEGLYLRSVDSTESEVLALHSLKNLPGWPQGIRIEVLDQSATGQVLDRSGALDAADVRRLIKVGNRYQHQVLQTDFYQALLGVLTDEERTALHLTSLDPANELRLSIGDHALSRSELMLGLGRMDSGLPFEAQGLRGGGFPGTPQAEALTHEMMRLQLKELYPEFSNVETDDLLHRVGGGAQAHIDGLKQQFQQLHTDLSGWIDQAADDVEEMDIEFLVAGDVRVQGMNPMQIAARNVQLLNDAILYERTSRSELVDELIAIWRKRSPQEDSSYSGHHLSGFRLDMAYEDYHRLPLLNVRLNDVTELSMRSFHLTERESLNGFLESFPNLRILDMQGVDLRLADADGDLESVLPSTIAQLQHLTSLNLRSTQLTFEQNTAAQLSQLVNLQSLDLSDNPLGVPPVVLGMDQLRSLKLNDTGIATCPVGIMEQPYMTTLDLSNNQIRRVPQAVLNQAIARDRVLLWNNPLTDEDTLQRLVTHREQTGINLWLSAPGPGYSDPATWLNGVEATQRNVRLEVWQRLALRPGGGRFLGSMNALSLTADFQVNYLDLQARVWRLLIDVDASDELWGRLTLNPPMPAGAFDNPFAVFTALENRAQLLALEQPIPIQR, from the coding sequence ATGACTAACCACCCAAACGATGTCGATTCCGGTCTGACGCCACCCACGTTGCGCATGCGCGACGAGCTGAAAGCCGCCGTGGACATTGCGCTGCCGCAAACGCCCGGCCAATTTGGCGCACGCCTGTTCAAGGAAAAGTGGGGGACGGACATCGATCCGCAGACCACCATGCTGGTCACGCTCGATTACAACTACAAGGGCCGCCCTGCACAGGACGGTATTCACCAAGGGCAAGTGGCCAATTCGCAATCTCTGCTGCAGGCGCTACTGGCCAATTATCAAACCGTGGGTGACGGACGTTTCGCGGAAACCGCGTTCGGTCTGTACACACCGCCGGACATCGGCCCATCCATTCGAATTGTGCAGAACGTCGATGAGTTCGCTGACCACGGCAGCGGCAATCACCAGACGTATGAAGGCATCTACCGCCAAACGGTACCGCAGACCTATGGGCCGCTGACGCAGATCACTTTGAATTCCGCAGACTACAAAAAATGGATTTGGGAGCTGGATTTACAGGACTTGTACAAGGCTTATCTGGATCAGGCCTGGCCGACCGACGAGGTACTTTTTGCTGCTGAACCCTACGCGTTGAGGACCTCGGTCAAAGCGGCGTTTGTCATGTCGACGTGGTTGCAGAGCCGTGAGCGGTGCTTGACTCAAAAGGGGCTGGAACTGGCCATGCAGGCTGCCGGACTGCCGTCGGATCAGGCGTGGGAAGCCTTGACCATCGAGCCACTGCAAGCGCCAACCCGGATTGCCCCGGGGATTGAGGCCAGTCGGCTGAAGTTGTATCGATACGTGGCGAAGGATATCTGGGCCTTTCGCGACCGTTTCAGCACGAGGATTTTGTTATACGTCCCCGGCAACTCGTCGCCGGTGCACGAATTCACCGACATCAGCCAGCTACGTCAATGGATTGTGGCGCAAGGCAAGGTTGCCGAGACGAAGCAGGCGTTGGCATCCCATTTTGCCGAAGACGACCGCGACGACGGTACTTTTCATGCGGGAGTACTGACGGCGCTGGATGGCATGGCGATTTACCCGCAAAAGCACCGACTGACGAAAGAGGCAGGTTTCTTCAACGATGACGGCTTTTGGGACCCTGCGCATTTTATCGGCTTCGATGATCCGGTCGACGGGATGGATCCCTTTGCGCAATTGGTGTCAACGATGAAGCAGGCTGAGCGCGCCAGCATTAAAACCATACGGGACAACGCGCAAGTCAACCGTGACAACCTGAGCGCCGTCGTCGAGCCGGTTGTGCAGTGGGTCAATCGGTTTGGTCCGCTGGCGTTGTTCGTTCCGGGCGCAGAGGGCTTGCTGGCGTTAGCCGGGCTCATCGATGCGGGCTACGGGTTGAATCAAGCCATTAACGGGGAAACGTCGAGTGAGCGTGCCCAGGGCTTAACGCGTACCGTCTTTGGCGTGCTCAATGCGTTGCCCTTGATCGGGGTCACAGCCACGGCGAAAAGTGAGGCGTCTGATATTGGCGCGTCCCTCAATGTCGATAATGAACCTGGCGAATCGTCGCCGACGCCAAGCACTGCGCCTTCGCCCGATCCGCTCGTTTCTGTACCGACAGTGCAAGGAGGGTTGCCCAAGCCTGGCCGGCTGGCGCTGCTGCGTGGAATCGGCGCTCCGGTAGCGGGTTTCAGTGATGAAGTGTTGGCGCAGATTGGCAAGGTTGTCGCAGTCGATGACGACATGTTGCGACTGATACAGAACGGACGGCCACCGTCGCCACTGATGGCCGATACGATCAGCCGTTTCGAGATCGACCAGCAGCTCGCTCACGTTGATACGGCACAGCCTCGGCGCAGCGAACTTTTCAACACCCGATACGAAGCACTTCAGCACTCGGAACGCGAATGGGTACGGCTGTTTCAACAGGAATACCCAGGCCTGCCCAAAAGCACCATCGAGCAAATGCTCGACCGCTATGGCGTAGACATCCAGGCACCGCCCGATGCAACCGAAGCCATGCAAGTGTTCAGGCGACTGGATGGCAAGGCCGGTCAATACCGGCAGCATGTACGGCTCAACCGGGCCTATGAAGGCTTATACCTTCGCTCGGTGGACAGCACGGAATCGGAGGTGCTGGCTTTGCACTCCCTCAAGAATCTTCCGGGTTGGCCGCAGGGCATCCGTATTGAGGTGCTCGATCAGTCAGCCACTGGACAGGTACTGGATCGCAGTGGCGCGCTTGATGCCGCTGATGTCAGGCGCCTGATCAAAGTGGGTAATCGCTATCAGCATCAGGTGCTGCAAACGGATTTTTATCAGGCGCTTCTCGGGGTATTGACCGATGAGGAGCGCACGGCGTTACACCTGACCTCACTTGATCCGGCCAATGAGTTGCGGCTCAGCATCGGTGATCACGCATTGTCCCGCTCGGAACTCATGCTTGGGTTGGGCAGGATGGACTCGGGGCTACCCTTTGAAGCTCAGGGCCTGCGAGGTGGCGGTTTCCCCGGAACACCGCAAGCCGAAGCGTTGACGCACGAGATGATGAGGCTACAGCTCAAGGAGCTCTATCCCGAGTTCTCCAATGTCGAGACTGATGATCTGTTACACCGCGTGGGCGGCGGGGCCCAGGCCCACATCGATGGGTTGAAGCAGCAGTTTCAGCAGTTGCACACCGACTTGAGCGGCTGGATCGATCAGGCGGCGGACGATGTCGAGGAGATGGACATTGAATTTCTGGTGGCCGGCGATGTTCGAGTCCAGGGTATGAACCCTATGCAGATCGCCGCCCGTAACGTGCAATTGCTCAATGATGCGATTCTCTATGAGCGCACCAGCCGGTCTGAACTGGTGGATGAACTGATTGCCATCTGGAGAAAGCGTTCCCCGCAGGAGGACAGTTCCTATTCAGGTCATCACTTGTCTGGCTTTCGGTTGGACATGGCGTATGAGGATTACCATCGACTGCCCCTGCTGAATGTTCGACTCAACGACGTGACCGAGTTATCGATGCGTAGTTTTCATCTGACCGAACGTGAAAGCCTGAATGGCTTTCTTGAGTCTTTTCCGAATCTGCGAATCCTCGATATGCAAGGCGTTGACCTTCGGCTGGCCGATGCTGACGGGGATCTGGAAAGCGTATTGCCATCCACAATCGCGCAGCTTCAGCATCTCACTTCGTTAAACCTGCGTTCCACTCAGCTGACATTCGAGCAAAACACAGCGGCGCAGCTCAGTCAGTTGGTTAACCTGCAATCGCTGGATCTGAGCGATAACCCGTTGGGTGTACCTCCCGTGGTGCTGGGAATGGACCAATTGCGATCGCTGAAGCTGAACGACACGGGCATCGCCACGTGCCCGGTCGGGATCATGGAGCAGCCATACATGACCACGCTGGATTTGAGCAATAACCAGATTCGTCGCGTTCCACAGGCGGTACTGAACCAGGCCATCGCCAGGGACCGCGTGCTGCTGTGGAACAACCCGCTGACCGATGAGGACACCTTGCAGCGGCTGGTCACGCATCGGGAGCAAACGGGCATCAACTTGTGGCTGAGTGCGCCGGGCCCCGGTTATTCGGATCCGGCGACCTGGTTGAACGGAGTTGAAGCCACGCAGCGAAACGTTCGGCTTGAGGTCTGGCAGCGGCTGGCTCTCAGGCCGGGTGGCGGGCGATTTTTAGGGAGCATGAACGCGTTGAGCCTCACCGCGGATTTCCAGGTCAATTATCTGGATCTTCAGGCGAGGGTCTGGCGACTGTTGATTGACGTGGATGCTTCGGACGAATTGTGGGGGCGATTGACCCTGAATCCACCAATGCCGGCGGGCGCTTTCGATAACCCTTTTGCAGTGTTCACGGCACTGGAAAACCGTGCGCAGCTATTGGCCCTGGAGCAACCCATACCGATCCAGCGATAG